A single region of the Pseudalkalibacillus berkeleyi genome encodes:
- a CDS encoding S-adenosylmethionine:tRNA ribosyltransferase-isomerase, which yields MALAAKHPIDFDLPIDLNATGPPETKGLRRDDVKLMILDSKSGDTTHDQFPRLGQYVHPGDLLVMNVSRTLPASFKVKLKRCGKLVAEDVEVRLGQRKSNSVWRVLLIDVNVQQGDEMIFSPNLKAFIRSSKKDQPLTTIWFSLKGNALYNELYKLGEPIRYEYIDEKWGLEQYQTVYGTVPGSVEMVSAGRAFTWELLIRLKKAGVQLANITLHTGLSYYGSDQWQVGPSDSLEEYEVPSDTIEKIRQTKQAGGKIIAIGTTVVRALESAVDSEGISVAKRGWTNLHIDENYSLKVVDGLLTGFHEPKASHLDMLSAFVSPELIRQAYSEAIRTKYLWHEFGDINLIIARDQHERSSFRN from the coding sequence ATGGCATTAGCTGCTAAACATCCAATCGATTTTGATTTACCCATTGATTTAAATGCTACAGGACCACCTGAAACAAAAGGGTTACGGAGAGACGACGTAAAATTGATGATACTAGATTCAAAGAGTGGAGACACTACACATGATCAATTCCCGCGACTTGGGCAATATGTGCACCCTGGTGATTTACTCGTCATGAATGTGAGTAGGACGTTGCCAGCTTCTTTTAAAGTAAAGTTGAAAAGGTGTGGGAAGCTGGTTGCAGAGGATGTTGAAGTTCGTCTCGGACAAAGAAAAAGTAACTCCGTTTGGAGAGTTCTATTAATTGATGTGAATGTTCAACAAGGAGATGAAATGATCTTCTCTCCCAATTTAAAGGCTTTCATACGTTCTAGTAAGAAAGATCAACCGCTCACCACCATCTGGTTTTCACTTAAAGGTAACGCATTATACAACGAGCTCTATAAGTTAGGGGAGCCGATTCGATATGAGTATATTGATGAAAAGTGGGGACTCGAGCAGTATCAAACGGTATATGGAACCGTACCTGGTTCTGTTGAGATGGTATCAGCTGGGAGAGCATTTACTTGGGAGTTGTTAATTCGCTTGAAAAAAGCTGGCGTCCAGCTTGCAAACATTACGCTCCATACTGGTTTAAGTTACTACGGAAGTGATCAGTGGCAGGTTGGTCCAAGTGATAGTTTGGAAGAATATGAGGTTCCTTCAGACACAATTGAAAAAATACGGCAAACCAAGCAAGCTGGCGGAAAAATTATTGCCATCGGAACGACCGTTGTTCGAGCATTAGAATCAGCAGTCGATTCTGAAGGTATTTCAGTAGCCAAAAGAGGTTGGACAAATCTTCATATTGATGAAAATTACTCATTAAAGGTAGTAGATGGTTTGTTAACAGGATTCCATGAACCGAAAGCGAGTCATCTAGATATGTTATCCGCTTTTGTATCTCCAGAATTGATCCGACAAGCATACTCAGAAGCGATTAGAACAAAGTATCTCTGGCATGAATTTGGGGATATAAACCTGATTATAGCGAGGGATCAACATGAACGTTCATCATTTCGGAATTGA
- a CDS encoding bile acid:sodium symporter family protein gives MKLLENISIIAGKYFAVWVIGVAAVAFFIPDPFIGLGSYIAILLGVVMFGMGLTLTPVDFKLIAKKPVPVIIGVTTQYVIMPLVALSIAYLLGLPTELAAGLVLLGSVPGGTASNVMVYLAKGNLALSVAMTSLSTMLAPILTPLILLGLAGQWLPIDPVAMFISIIQIIIIPIMLGVFIRKIFPTTVERSTSVVPLISVVAIMVIVAAVVSANVESITTSGVLIFSAVMLHNLIGLGLGYFVALLMNLEESKRRAISIEVGMQNSGLGVALAAAHFGPLAALPNVIAAVWHNISGPILATFWSKKKIYQEQYYQLKETS, from the coding sequence ATGAAATTACTTGAAAATATCAGTATAATAGCTGGAAAATATTTTGCAGTTTGGGTGATAGGTGTTGCAGCGGTTGCTTTTTTCATACCAGATCCTTTCATAGGTCTAGGTAGCTATATTGCGATATTACTAGGTGTTGTCATGTTTGGGATGGGACTTACGTTGACACCAGTGGATTTCAAACTCATTGCGAAGAAGCCAGTGCCTGTCATCATAGGTGTAACGACTCAATACGTCATCATGCCTTTAGTGGCTTTAAGCATAGCTTATTTGCTAGGCTTACCCACAGAATTAGCAGCCGGATTGGTTTTACTTGGATCTGTACCAGGAGGAACAGCCTCGAATGTGATGGTCTATCTAGCAAAAGGGAATCTCGCATTATCTGTTGCAATGACTTCACTCTCAACGATGCTTGCGCCTATTTTAACGCCGCTCATTTTATTGGGACTTGCTGGGCAATGGCTTCCAATTGACCCAGTGGCAATGTTCATCTCAATTATTCAAATTATTATCATACCGATTATGCTCGGTGTGTTCATTAGAAAGATCTTCCCAACTACTGTTGAAAGAAGTACTTCGGTCGTACCGTTAATTTCTGTCGTTGCGATTATGGTGATTGTAGCCGCTGTTGTTTCAGCTAACGTCGAAAGCATCACAACCTCAGGTGTACTTATTTTCTCGGCCGTCATGCTTCATAATTTGATTGGCTTAGGTCTTGGCTATTTTGTAGCACTACTCATGAACTTAGAAGAAAGTAAGCGGAGAGCGATTTCTATCGAAGTAGGTATGCAAAACTCAGGTCTAGGTGTAGCACTTGCAGCTGCACACTTTGGTCCATTAGCTGCGCTACCAAACGTCATTGCAGCAGTGTGGCATAACATCTCCGGACCAATACTCGCTACCTTTTGGTCAAAGAAAAAGATATACCAAGAACAATATTATCAGTTGAAGGAAACGAGTTGA
- the fni gene encoding type 2 isopentenyl-diphosphate Delta-isomerase: MSDYNQTSKRKTEHIEIVMNEQVNALYKTTGFENYQFKHLALPEIDFSSIDLSTAIFDKKVDTPFLISSMTGGTEDAWQINQKLATVAQARGWAMSTGSVRSAIENPQTAYTFNIRKYAPDIPIIANLGAVQFNYGYGVDECKKAVEITEADALVMHLNTLQEVFQPEGDTNFNGLLSKISKVCSELNVPVGIKEVGWGIDGDLANQLYEKGVSFIDVAGAGGTSWSEVEKHRNITNSIKQRAADTFREWGIPTSRCIQEIHSVAPKCILIGSGGMRNGLDAAKAFALGADLVGFGGSILSSAVESEEHLSERLEQIELECKIAMFGIGVKTIQELQNTDRLEYDKR, from the coding sequence ATGAGTGACTATAACCAAACATCTAAAAGAAAAACGGAACATATCGAGATTGTAATGAATGAACAGGTAAATGCTCTTTATAAAACAACTGGCTTCGAAAACTATCAATTTAAACATCTAGCGCTTCCTGAGATTGATTTTTCAAGTATTGATTTGTCTACAGCTATTTTTGACAAAAAGGTTGATACACCTTTCTTAATCAGTTCGATGACGGGTGGAACAGAGGATGCTTGGCAAATAAACCAAAAGCTCGCTACAGTTGCTCAGGCAAGAGGATGGGCGATGTCTACTGGATCCGTCCGTTCTGCTATTGAGAATCCTCAAACCGCTTATACCTTTAACATCAGAAAATATGCACCAGACATTCCAATCATTGCGAATTTAGGTGCTGTCCAGTTTAACTATGGATATGGTGTAGACGAGTGTAAGAAAGCCGTTGAGATTACAGAAGCTGATGCACTTGTTATGCACTTGAACACCCTTCAAGAAGTTTTCCAGCCAGAAGGTGATACGAACTTCAATGGGTTGCTCTCCAAAATATCAAAGGTTTGTAGCGAGCTAAATGTCCCAGTAGGAATTAAAGAAGTGGGATGGGGTATCGATGGCGATTTAGCAAATCAATTATACGAAAAAGGAGTTTCATTTATAGATGTGGCTGGTGCCGGCGGGACATCTTGGAGTGAGGTGGAAAAGCACCGGAACATAACAAATTCTATCAAACAACGAGCTGCTGATACTTTTCGTGAATGGGGAATCCCTACATCCAGGTGCATTCAAGAAATCCATTCAGTTGCCCCAAAATGCATTTTAATTGGAAGCGGCGGAATGAGAAACGGACTTGATGCTGCAAAAGCCTTCGCGCTAGGTGCTGATCTCGTTGGGTTCGGGGGATCGATTCTTTCCTCAGCGGTGGAATCCGAAGAACATTTATCCGAACGCCTCGAACAGATTGAGTTAGAATGTAAAATTGCGATGTTCGGGATAGGCGTAAAAACCATCCAAGAACTGCAAAATACGGATCGATTAGAGTATGATAAGCGCTAA
- a CDS encoding response regulator transcription factor, with protein sequence MKQIILVVEDDQMIRKLITIYLKGAGYEVVEAADGEIAKAVFLEHHPCLVVLDLMLPKLSGEEFCKWVREQERNEVSIIMLSAKARTDDKINGLKIGADDYLTKPFNPEELIAHVEAVLRRTGQFCQKITYNGLCIKPRKGEVLLYDKNLTLTKHEFNLLYHFMENPNVVISRENLILQLYPYVDKTVMDRTIDAHIKKLRAKIESNPGIPERIQTVRGMGYKFVVE encoded by the coding sequence GTGAAGCAGATAATACTAGTGGTAGAAGATGATCAAATGATTCGCAAACTTATCACTATCTATTTAAAAGGTGCCGGTTATGAGGTGGTAGAAGCTGCTGATGGGGAAATAGCGAAAGCTGTTTTTTTAGAACATCATCCCTGTCTGGTCGTTCTTGATTTAATGCTTCCTAAATTATCTGGAGAGGAATTCTGTAAGTGGGTTCGGGAACAAGAACGTAATGAGGTTTCTATCATTATGCTATCAGCAAAAGCCCGAACAGATGATAAAATCAATGGGTTAAAGATAGGGGCAGACGATTATTTAACAAAGCCGTTTAATCCAGAAGAACTTATCGCTCACGTTGAGGCCGTTTTACGACGTACAGGGCAATTTTGTCAAAAAATCACTTACAACGGGTTATGTATCAAACCTCGAAAAGGTGAAGTCTTACTCTACGACAAAAATTTAACTTTAACAAAACATGAATTCAATCTTTTATATCATTTTATGGAAAATCCAAATGTGGTTATATCAAGAGAAAATCTGATTTTACAATTATATCCTTATGTAGATAAAACGGTTATGGATCGAACGATTGATGCCCATATTAAGAAATTACGAGCAAAAATTGAATCTAATCCTGGTATTCCTGAACGTATTCAAACAGTTCGAGGAATGGGGTATAAATTTGTTGTGGAATAA
- a CDS encoding aminopeptidase P family N-terminal domain-containing protein, producing MMYELQKKNLSKAVELLKKEHIDLWLIFTSEGSDPSLTYVTGVETVGPGAFLITRKGEKLVICSTIDAQDIRECNLFDDVRTYQGDLEEVLKGTIAELNPTKIAVNYSEEHPIADGLTVGRFRWLQEMLIPIYKGEFVSSENVLLRLQLSEQETAL from the coding sequence ATGATGTATGAACTTCAAAAGAAAAATCTAAGCAAAGCAGTTGAACTGTTAAAGAAGGAACATATTGATTTATGGCTAATTTTCACCAGTGAAGGAAGTGATCCAAGCTTAACCTATGTTACTGGGGTTGAAACGGTTGGTCCTGGTGCCTTTCTTATCACAAGAAAAGGTGAAAAACTAGTAATTTGTAGTACGATAGATGCTCAAGATATTCGGGAGTGTAACTTATTTGATGATGTAAGAACCTATCAAGGGGACTTGGAAGAGGTACTGAAGGGAACGATTGCGGAATTGAACCCAACAAAAATTGCAGTTAATTATTCTGAAGAACATCCGATTGCTGACGGTCTAACAGTCGGACGTTTTCGGTGGCTTCAGGAAATGCTAATACCCATATACAAGGGGGAGTTTGTTTCCTCTGAAAATGTTTTATTACGATTGCAACTTTCCGAGCAGGAAACAGCTTTATGA
- a CDS encoding FAD-binding oxidoreductase yields the protein MEKTIHMVYEELKSFLKDEQVTMNETILQQHSKDESYHSPQTPDMVVYPESNEQVISIVKIANAHQIPIIPFGVGSSLEGHVIPYDKGITIDFTLMNKIIEVRERDFLVKVQPGVTRLQLNKELKKYGLFFSVDPGADATLGGMAATNASGTTSVRYGVMRDQVRDLEIILPDGECIHTGNLAQKSSSGYNLNSLFVGSEGTLGCITELTLRVYGIPEHIVAGRASFPTVEDAVEAVVSILQAGIPIARVELVDELSIKQTNTYSETDYLEQPTLFLEFHGNEAGLNHDVAFTKEIVADHGCQEIQFEEDNAARNKLWDSRHHLAYAFIHSHKTKKQMVTDVCVPITELAGAIKHARQTIDSLGLYGGLLGHVGDGNYHAIVMIDLNDPIEVEKSEQLNQAIVEYALERGGTCTGEHGVGVGKMKYQQREHGKALQVMEKIKLALDPNEIMNPHKLIHSKRRGQ from the coding sequence ATGGAAAAGACCATTCATATGGTGTACGAAGAATTGAAAAGCTTTTTGAAAGACGAGCAGGTAACAATGAACGAAACCATTCTGCAGCAGCACAGTAAGGACGAATCCTATCATTCACCACAAACACCTGACATGGTCGTCTATCCTGAATCGAATGAGCAAGTCATTTCCATTGTAAAAATTGCAAACGCGCATCAAATACCGATCATCCCGTTCGGCGTGGGGTCTAGTTTAGAAGGTCATGTCATTCCATATGACAAAGGCATTACAATCGACTTTACATTAATGAACAAAATTATTGAAGTGAGAGAAAGGGATTTCCTAGTAAAAGTCCAGCCAGGTGTTACTCGCTTACAATTAAACAAAGAGTTAAAGAAGTATGGGCTCTTCTTTTCAGTTGATCCAGGTGCAGACGCTACACTTGGTGGAATGGCGGCTACCAATGCAAGTGGGACAACCTCTGTCAGATATGGTGTCATGCGTGATCAAGTCAGGGATTTGGAAATCATTTTACCAGATGGTGAATGCATACATACCGGAAACTTAGCGCAAAAATCTTCCTCTGGATACAACTTAAACAGCTTATTCGTCGGTTCTGAAGGGACACTCGGATGTATTACGGAACTAACATTAAGAGTATATGGTATCCCTGAACATATCGTAGCCGGTAGAGCCTCCTTCCCCACAGTGGAGGACGCTGTTGAAGCGGTCGTGTCTATTTTGCAGGCAGGTATTCCGATTGCGAGAGTGGAGCTTGTTGATGAGCTGTCGATTAAACAAACGAATACTTATAGTGAAACAGACTATCTCGAACAACCGACTTTATTCCTAGAGTTTCATGGTAACGAAGCAGGTTTGAATCATGATGTTGCCTTCACAAAAGAAATTGTAGCTGACCACGGTTGCCAAGAGATTCAATTTGAAGAAGACAATGCGGCAAGAAATAAGCTATGGGACTCTCGTCATCATTTGGCGTATGCCTTTATTCATAGTCACAAAACTAAAAAACAGATGGTCACAGACGTTTGTGTTCCGATTACAGAATTAGCTGGGGCAATCAAGCATGCGAGACAAACAATCGATTCATTAGGATTGTATGGAGGACTGCTCGGTCACGTAGGAGATGGAAACTATCATGCGATTGTCATGATTGATTTGAATGACCCAATCGAGGTCGAGAAATCTGAACAACTGAATCAAGCCATTGTTGAATATGCATTGGAGCGTGGAGGGACATGTACTGGTGAGCATGGTGTAGGTGTAGGAAAGATGAAATATCAGCAAAGAGAACATGGTAAGGCACTTCAGGTCATGGAAAAGATTAAGCTTGCCCTTGACCCTAATGAAATCATGAACCCGCATAAATTAATCCATTCAAAAAGGAGGGGACAATGA
- a CDS encoding sensor histidine kinase, which yields MLPNRLLWRLTFINIIVVGTFIVLSSWAIYNTACFLADGLGSWNEQKQNLFNSTLFQYLWIFSIAAIIIGSLIHYYLVKKTIRPLKELIESTKRMKEGQYPRPIQVNSKDETGQLIGHFNDLVKQLKDTQQHRKELILDLSHDFRTPLSNLKGYLGALKDGVIEADQKMYESLHNESERLIHMVEQLEQLREWDYLTKQTYHEKEPMDMQFLVEESVRMFRWSLLNAGIKVEIQAEIGIVNVYNEGILQVINNLLDNAIRYYEGTGPIRIKGEIIKGRYMLSITGPGQVIPIEAKEKIFERLYRVDSSRGRDNSGGTGLGLAISKEIIEHHKGKISVKSEKNCHTFMFSLPVCK from the coding sequence ATGCTTCCAAACCGATTATTATGGCGCTTGACCTTTATTAATATAATTGTTGTTGGCACTTTTATTGTATTAAGTAGTTGGGCGATTTATAATACTGCTTGTTTTTTGGCTGATGGATTAGGTTCGTGGAATGAGCAGAAACAAAACCTGTTTAATTCAACCCTTTTTCAATATTTATGGATATTTAGTATCGCCGCAATCATTATTGGCAGCCTCATTCATTATTACTTAGTAAAAAAAACAATACGTCCATTAAAAGAATTGATTGAATCTACTAAAAGAATGAAAGAAGGCCAATATCCAAGACCAATTCAAGTGAACTCTAAGGATGAGACGGGACAATTGATCGGTCATTTTAATGATCTGGTAAAACAGTTAAAAGATACACAACAACATAGGAAAGAATTGATTTTAGATTTATCTCATGATTTTCGTACACCATTATCCAATCTAAAGGGCTACCTGGGTGCTTTGAAAGATGGTGTGATTGAAGCGGATCAAAAAATGTATGAATCTCTTCATAATGAATCAGAACGACTTATTCATATGGTTGAACAGCTTGAACAATTAAGGGAATGGGATTATTTGACTAAACAAACATACCATGAGAAAGAACCTATGGATATGCAATTTCTAGTAGAAGAATCTGTTAGGATGTTTCGTTGGTCATTATTAAATGCAGGAATTAAAGTAGAAATCCAAGCCGAAATAGGAATAGTTAATGTTTATAATGAGGGTATCCTACAAGTTATTAATAACTTGCTTGACAATGCTATTAGGTACTATGAGGGAACAGGACCAATAAGGATAAAGGGTGAAATAATAAAAGGAAGGTATATGCTGTCTATCACTGGTCCCGGGCAAGTAATACCAATAGAAGCAAAAGAAAAAATCTTTGAGAGATTATATCGTGTAGACTCTTCACGTGGAAGAGATAATTCAGGGGGAACAGGACTTGGACTCGCTATATCAAAAGAAATCATTGAACACCATAAAGGTAAGATTAGCGTTAAGTCAGAAAAGAATTGCCACACTTTCATGTTTTCATTACCAGTTTGCAAATAA
- a CDS encoding M24 family metallopeptidase, whose translation MDSNQIDTWLVLTRDGYDPSLPFVLDMETTHTTALFIHKSGEHIALISEKDVGSLETSLPYSKIVTYSNHLEEAFLDVFNLLNPKVLALNVSKYDHLYDGMSLGLYKWLEKVIHPTRLSEIEVSSEPILHQLRSVKSSTEIQAVKTAIKHTTDIFDEAFRQMSVGMSEKEIGQLFVEGMEKRGVTNGLGAPHDLPLVCIVRCGLAHRKPGDHIVEPGDIVIIDFSLRSQEGYVSDIARTCYFMKEDETTPPPDVERAFNAAIEAITASINTLTAGKKGYEVDAVGRTVIESKGYPTIRHSVGHQVGRATHDGGTILGPRKMPPRPQVEGVIQPGEIYAIEPTVIQDDGLPCMLIEENVLVTNNEPVVLSKRQLELVKIPYPVVNQR comes from the coding sequence ATGGACAGTAATCAAATTGATACTTGGCTTGTTCTGACGAGAGATGGTTATGATCCTAGTCTTCCATTCGTTTTAGATATGGAAACTACTCATACAACCGCTTTATTCATACATAAGAGTGGGGAGCATATTGCACTCATATCTGAAAAGGACGTCGGAAGTTTGGAAACGAGTCTACCATACTCTAAGATTGTTACGTATTCTAACCATTTGGAGGAGGCTTTTCTCGACGTCTTCAACTTATTGAATCCAAAGGTATTGGCGCTTAATGTTTCCAAGTACGATCATCTCTATGATGGGATGTCATTAGGGTTGTATAAATGGCTGGAAAAAGTGATTCATCCTACTCGTTTAAGTGAAATTGAAGTATCAAGTGAACCGATCCTTCACCAATTACGTAGCGTTAAATCATCTACAGAAATTCAAGCTGTGAAAACAGCAATTAAACATACAACTGATATATTTGATGAAGCCTTTAGACAAATGAGCGTGGGTATGTCTGAGAAAGAGATTGGTCAACTGTTTGTCGAAGGAATGGAAAAGAGAGGTGTGACCAATGGCTTAGGAGCACCCCATGATTTACCACTTGTTTGTATTGTACGATGCGGTCTTGCCCATAGAAAGCCAGGAGATCATATCGTTGAACCAGGAGATATTGTAATCATTGATTTTAGTTTACGGTCTCAAGAGGGTTACGTCTCAGATATTGCGCGGACTTGTTATTTTATGAAAGAAGATGAAACGACACCACCGCCAGATGTTGAAAGAGCTTTCAATGCGGCCATAGAAGCAATCACAGCTTCCATTAATACTTTAACCGCTGGAAAAAAAGGATATGAAGTCGATGCTGTTGGAAGGACTGTCATTGAATCAAAAGGGTACCCGACCATTCGGCATTCCGTCGGTCATCAAGTCGGACGAGCCACACACGATGGAGGGACAATTCTTGGTCCAAGAAAGATGCCGCCTCGTCCTCAAGTAGAAGGTGTCATACAACCAGGCGAAATTTACGCCATTGAACCGACTGTTATTCAGGATGACGGATTACCTTGTATGTTAATTGAGGAAAATGTCCTTGTAACAAATAACGAACCTGTCGTGTTAAGTAAACGGCAACTTGAATTGGTGAAAATTCCTTATCCGGTGGTGAATCAAAGATGA
- a CDS encoding NAD(P)/FAD-dependent oxidoreductase has protein sequence MKKYIVVGAGILGASTAYHLAKAGADVMLVDRFDQGQATEAAAGIVCPWISQRRNKAWYRLVKGGAKYYPTLIDQLEEDGEVNTGYRKVGAISLHTDEKKLEKMIDRALKRREDAPEIGEITRLSPSETKALFPPLSEAFSSVHISGAARVNGRALRNALMNAAEKNGAKVCKGDAVLVYEGQRITGIEMNGERYNADQVMLTTGAWSKELLEPLGYTYHLSSQRAQIIHLEIPDEDTSNWPVVMPPNNQYLLGFDGGRVVVGATHDDDVGFDYRVTAGGIHEILHKAIGVAPGLSESTLLETKVGFRPFTPGFLPIIGTVPEVEGLLIANGLGASGLTSGPYLGEQLAKLALGQAIELDLNDYHVTGALEKNEGGR, from the coding sequence GTGAAGAAATATATCGTAGTTGGTGCAGGTATTCTTGGTGCTTCCACTGCTTATCATTTAGCGAAAGCAGGAGCAGACGTCATGCTTGTTGATCGGTTTGATCAAGGGCAAGCGACAGAAGCTGCTGCTGGTATTGTCTGTCCATGGATTTCTCAGCGGCGGAATAAAGCTTGGTACCGTCTTGTGAAAGGTGGAGCTAAATACTATCCTACTCTCATCGACCAGCTTGAAGAGGATGGGGAAGTGAATACAGGATACCGTAAAGTAGGTGCGATTAGCCTCCATACAGATGAAAAGAAGTTAGAAAAGATGATCGATCGTGCCTTGAAACGTAGGGAGGATGCTCCAGAAATCGGTGAAATTACTCGTTTATCTCCATCTGAGACGAAAGCGTTGTTTCCTCCATTATCAGAGGCGTTTTCTTCTGTTCATATTAGTGGAGCTGCGAGAGTAAACGGTCGTGCGTTACGAAATGCACTTATGAATGCGGCTGAAAAAAATGGAGCGAAAGTGTGTAAGGGTGACGCGGTTCTAGTGTATGAAGGACAACGCATAACAGGTATTGAGATGAACGGTGAGCGTTACAATGCAGATCAAGTCATGCTGACGACAGGTGCCTGGTCCAAAGAGCTCCTTGAGCCATTAGGGTATACCTATCATCTTTCTTCACAACGGGCTCAAATCATCCATCTAGAAATTCCTGATGAGGATACGAGTAATTGGCCGGTCGTCATGCCTCCGAACAACCAGTATCTGCTCGGTTTTGATGGGGGGAGAGTTGTCGTCGGTGCGACCCATGATGATGACGTCGGTTTTGATTACCGGGTGACGGCTGGTGGGATTCATGAAATCTTACATAAAGCAATTGGAGTTGCTCCTGGTTTGTCCGAAAGCACATTGCTAGAAACGAAAGTCGGATTCAGACCTTTCACGCCAGGATTCTTGCCAATTATCGGTACAGTCCCTGAAGTAGAAGGGTTACTCATCGCAAATGGGTTAGGAGCATCAGGGCTAACGAGTGGACCATATTTAGGTGAGCAGTTAGCCAAACTGGCACTTGGCCAAGCTATTGAGCTGGATCTCAATGACTATCATGTAACAGGTGCATTGGAAAAGAATGAAGGAGGCCGCTGA
- a CDS encoding SDR family NAD(P)-dependent oxidoreductase — translation MNEKQVVMITGASKGLGRSVARAFAKKGANLAICARGEVKLQEVAKELEALGADVLAVTADASDQSDIERFVSLAESYFGKIDVLVNNASKLGPSPMPHLVDYPSEAFSDVLRVNASGPFQMTKRVLPGMLQRDKGSIINVTSEAGNVGYAGWGAYGVSKFALEGVTGIWADELSDTGVRMNMVDPGEMNTEMHELAVPDCDYELAEPEDLTDVFLYLASDDTKENGQRIEAQGFVLEKR, via the coding sequence ATGAACGAAAAGCAAGTTGTGATGATAACAGGCGCATCAAAAGGATTAGGGAGATCGGTGGCACGAGCTTTTGCGAAAAAAGGTGCTAACCTTGCCATATGTGCTCGAGGCGAAGTGAAACTACAAGAGGTTGCAAAAGAACTGGAAGCTCTGGGAGCAGATGTACTTGCAGTAACTGCTGATGCATCTGATCAAAGTGATATTGAAAGATTTGTTTCTCTAGCAGAATCCTATTTTGGAAAAATTGATGTGTTAGTCAATAACGCTTCAAAACTAGGGCCAAGCCCGATGCCACACTTGGTAGACTATCCGAGCGAAGCTTTTTCAGACGTATTACGAGTGAATGCTAGCGGTCCATTCCAAATGACGAAGCGAGTATTACCCGGTATGTTGCAACGAGATAAAGGCTCGATTATCAATGTGACATCAGAGGCAGGGAATGTTGGGTACGCTGGATGGGGAGCGTACGGGGTTTCAAAATTTGCGCTTGAGGGTGTAACAGGTATTTGGGCAGATGAACTTTCTGATACAGGGGTACGAATGAATATGGTTGATCCTGGAGAAATGAATACTGAAATGCATGAGCTCGCTGTTCCAGATTGTGATTATGAATTAGCAGAGCCTGAAGATTTAACGGATGTCTTCTTATATTTAGCGTCCGATGATACAAAAGAAAATGGACAACGGATTGAAGCACAAGGCTTTGTCCTAGAGAAGAGGTGA
- a CDS encoding DUF2200 domain-containing protein, with amino-acid sequence MTKHKIYSMSFAKVYPHYISKAEKKGRTKSEVDEIILWLTGYNQEELEVQLEKQTDFETFFAQSPQLNPSRALIKGVVCGVRVENIEEPTMREIRYLDKLVDELAKGKAMEKILRT; translated from the coding sequence ATGACCAAACATAAGATTTATTCAATGAGTTTCGCAAAAGTTTATCCTCATTATATTTCAAAAGCTGAGAAGAAAGGGCGTACAAAATCAGAAGTCGATGAAATTATCCTTTGGTTGACAGGATATAACCAGGAAGAGTTAGAAGTACAACTGGAAAAACAGACAGACTTTGAGACATTCTTTGCGCAATCTCCTCAATTAAATCCTTCACGGGCATTGATCAAAGGTGTAGTCTGCGGCGTTCGAGTGGAAAATATTGAAGAACCAACGATGCGGGAAATTCGCTATTTGGATAAACTAGTCGATGAGTTAGCAAAAGGAAAAGCGATGGAAAAGATTTTGCGGACATAA
- a CDS encoding VOC family protein — MNVHHFGIETNQLEQSIQFYKKLGFNVESEMELLGERLVFLKLQSFRVELALVEESLKLTSNKHIAFEIKNLDEFLREHHDLEISEGPYTFENGWKTVFIAGPNREIIELIQL; from the coding sequence ATGAACGTTCATCATTTCGGAATTGAAACGAATCAGCTTGAACAATCCATTCAATTTTATAAAAAGCTAGGGTTTAATGTTGAGTCAGAAATGGAGCTACTTGGAGAGCGTCTCGTGTTTTTGAAATTGCAGTCATTTCGAGTAGAGCTCGCGTTAGTGGAAGAGAGCTTAAAGCTCACTTCAAATAAGCATATCGCCTTTGAAATAAAAAATTTAGACGAATTTTTGCGGGAGCATCACGATTTAGAAATTTCAGAAGGACCTTATACGTTTGAAAATGGCTGGAAAACGGTGTTTATAGCAGGACCCAATAGAGAGATCATTGAATTAATTCAATTATAG